CGGCCGGATCGTCGGCCTGCCCAGCCCGCGCGATCACGCCCAGGGTGGGCACCCGCACCAGCGCGGCCAGCACCAGCGCGGCGCGCACGCCCCACACGTTCCCGGCCAGCCCGAACAGCGGCCCGAAACTGACCTGTCCCAGCGCGTCGGCCTGCGCCGCGAAGGAGTTCACGGTGGCGCGCGACCCCGGCGCGAGGCCGTGGTTCAGCCACGCGCTGTAGAGCGGCGAGTACAGGCCGCGCAGCACGCCGTGTACCAGCAGCGCCCCGACCGCCCAGCCGAAGCCCGGCGCGAGCGCGAAGGCCAGCAGCGCCGCCACCGAGCCGGCCAGCACGGCCCGCAGGGTGCGCGCCACCTGCCGGGCGTCCGCGAGGTCCAGCCGCCGCCGCAGCGGCTCGATGAGCGCCCAGCCCAACAGCGCGCCCACCACGCCCAGGGCCACGAACCAGTCGGCGGCGCTCAGGCCGCCGGGCAGGCCGGTCTCGCGGATCAACAGGAACTCGTGCAGGCGGTCGATGGCCTCGGTGCTCGCGCCGTACAGCGCGGCCGCCACGATCAGCGCCGTCAGCAGGGCGCTGCCCCGCACGGCCTGGACCCCGGCCACCAGCGGCGCCCGCAGCGCCGCCCAGGTGTGGCGCTGTGCCCGCGGCGCGGGCCGGAAGCCGCGCTCGGGCATCCGCAGGGCCAGATATGCGCCCACCAGCAGCGCGGCCCCGCCCCCGGCCAGGATCGCGGCGGCAGGACCGCCCCAGCGCGCCAGCCCGGCGGCGCCCAGCACGCCGACCACGCCGGCCACGCGCCCGTACTGTCCGCCCAGCAGCAGCGCGCTCCCCAGGCGCTCCTCGCCCAGTTCATCGGCCAGCCACGCTTCCTGCGCGCCGCTCAGGCACGTGTAGCCGGCCGCGCTGACGACCTGCGCGGCCAGCAGCACGCCGAACACCGGGAACGAGCCCACCAGCAGCATGCCCACGCCCAGCAACGCGCAGCCCACCACCAGCGACAGCCGCCGCGAATAGGCGTCGGCCAGGACGC
This window of the Deinococcus metalli genome carries:
- a CDS encoding MFS transporter, with amino-acid sequence MTRVHDPLRVYLIMEAGLAFAFALAFTLQGVYFVQTVGLSPLDLLLIGAALEGSAFVLEVPTGVLADAYSRRLSLVVGCALLGVGMLLVGSFPVFGVLLAAQVVSAAGYTCLSGAQEAWLADELGEERLGSALLLGGQYGRVAGVVGVLGAAGLARWGGPAAAILAGGGAALLVGAYLALRMPERGFRPAPRAQRHTWAALRAPLVAGVQAVRGSALLTALIVAAALYGASTEAIDRLHEFLLIRETGLPGGLSAADWFVALGVVGALLGWALIEPLRRRLDLADARQVARTLRAVLAGSVAALLAFALAPGFGWAVGALLVHGVLRGLYSPLYSAWLNHGLAPGSRATVNSFAAQADALGQVSFGPLFGLAGNVWGVRAALVLAALVRVPTLGVIARAGQADDPAAGPGRAA